The nucleotide sequence ACGGCGCCGTCACCGCCCTCACCGACCCGTCTCGCAACCGAGACGGCGACCCGGAGGCCGCGGCGGGCCACGTTCGACTGCGGCCTGTCCCAGCCCGCTCTGATCGCCCTCTCCGGCCGTACGGACGACGTCGCGGAGCCTTGAACTCCCCGGCGCCCCGCCGCGCTTGCCCACAGCGGCCTTCCAGGCACTCGATGAGCCCATCCGTGCGGGCAGTGGTCCGCCAGGCCGTCCGCGACGTCCGCCCGCCCCGGCCCCCGCCTCCGCCGCCCGCCGATCCGTCGGTGGACCCCACACTCGCCGCACTGCGCGCCGTTGTCGTAGACCTCGGCGCCAGCACCCACACGATCGGTGAGCCGATGCTCGAAGTTGCCCCGGCCTACCTCTCCGACACCGCCGCCACCGACGTCCTCACCAGCTTCACCGCCACCCCCGCCCGCAAACTCACCCCTGGCGAGGAGGACGCCAACCGCGTCCTCGCCATTGAGCGCGCACCGTCCGAGCGTGGCTCGCCCACCTGAAGAACTGGCGCGCGCGTCCTCACCAAGCTCCGCACCGAGTCCGCCCGCGCCACTCAGCCCCTGCGCGTTTTGCCCGTCTTGACGAACCTCGGAGTCAACCGCTGAGCAACACCGCATGGAGTTCCCGGCGTTTGTGCGCGAAGAGAACTCTGACCACGCCAGGGTGATCGTCTGCCCGGCCCGCTCCTGGTTCTTCCGATGCGACACCACCTTCGGTAGCGGTTGCGCACTCTGGCCAAGAGCCCCGAGCGCGGTTTTGACTTGCTGGAACACGGCAACGGTCACGTGAAGGGACATGGACGTGCGCGCACGGGGCATCAACTACGACACAGGGTTCCTCCCAGGGGAAGAACTCTCCCGCAAGAGCTTCACCCCTGAGACGGTCCGGCACGACATGGCGGTGATCTCCGAGGATCTCCGATGTGACGCCGTTCGTATCACCGGACGAGAGCCTGAACGGTTGAGCATCGCTGCCCGACACGCTGCTGACGCGGGCCTTGAGGTCTGGTTCGCCCCCTTTCCTGTGGACCTTCCCCGCGACCAGTTGCTCCCGCTCTTCGCCGACTGCGCCGCTCGGGCCGAAGCCGTACGGGAGGCTGGCGCCGATGTGGTGTTCGTCGCAGGCTGCGAGATCAGCGCGTTCTGCGGCGGCTTCCTCCCGGGCGACACCTACGGCGACCGTATGCGGGCCATGGCCGCCGCCGACATGGAATGGTGGTCCTCCCTCGGACCGGTGCAAGAACGCCTCAACGACTTCCTCTCCCAGATCGCCGCGACCGTCCGTACGCACTTCGGCGGGCAGGTCACCTACGCCTCGGCTCCCTGGGAGTTCGTCGACTGGGGTGCGTTCGACCTCGTCGGCATCGATGCCTACCGGGCCGCCTACAACGCCGACAGCTTCCGGGACGAGCTGCGTGGGCACCTCGCCCACGGCAAGCCCGTCGCGGTGACCGAGTACGGAACCTGCGCGTACCAGGGCGCGGGAGAACGTGGCGGCATGGCCTGGCAGGTGCCGCACGGCGCGGTCCCGGACGAAGACGAGCAGGCGCGCTACCTCACCGAATTGCTGGACATCTTCGAGGAGGAAGGCGTGGACACCGCGCTCTGGTTCACCTTCGCCGGTTACAGCAGGCCCGGGGAGCAGGACCTTGGCTCCTACGGCGTCGTCCGGATGCTCGACGAGAGGCGCTGGGAACCGAAGAAGGTGTTCCATACGATGGCAGCCAGATACCAACGCAGCTGATGTACCAAGACCTCCAGCCCCTGGCAGCACCGCTCTACAACCCCCGATCATCCGTCAGGCCGGGGCTGACGGATGATCTACTGCCCAGACTGCCGATCCTGACCAGCATGAGCACCCCGAACGACCGTCACACCAGCGCTTTGACCTGCGACTTCAAGTTGGCGGAAGCCCGATGTTCCGCACCGCACCGGTGCGCACGCCGCCCGGCCGAACCTTGTCCAGTTTCGTCCGGGCGCGCGTCGTTCCTGGACCAGGTTCGCTACCGGCACGCTTCCCCCTTGTCAGCCTCGGTCCCGACCGCCGATCGGGCCATGGACAAGGGGGTATGTGATGTCAGGGGAAGGGGCCGTCGGTCGCGAACGCGTGGGCTGCAAAGCGCTTGCCCATTCGACGGTACGCGGCGGCGGTGGGGTGAAGGCCGTCGGCCAGGTCATCTGCCTCGTCCGGGCCGAGCAGCTCGCGTCCGTCGAGATAGTGGAGGTGGGGATCGGACGCCTGTCGTGCCGCAGCGATCCGGGCCAGCTCGGCACGGACCACCGCCAGCGACAATGCCCCGCCGGCCACATCGGCCGGGTCGCCCAGGGCAGCGAGCCTCCCGTCCGGGCCGGTCGCGGTCGGGCCGGGGGCCTCCTCCAGGGCTGGACAGCTCACCGGAGAGATCAACAGCAGTGGGGTGTCCGGGTGTCCGTCCCGGATCGTGTCCAGGAATCCGTGTACCGCCGGGCCGAACGTCCGCAGCCGGAAGGCTGACAGGCTCACGATGTTGATGCCCACCTTGAGGCTGATCAGGTCGGCGGGCGTATCGCGGATCGTCCGGGCGACATAGGGATCCAGCAGCGCGTTGCCCGCCTGGCTGAGATTGATCACCTCCACCCCTCCGAGTGCGGCTGCCACCACCGGCCAGGTCCCGGTCGGGCCGTCAGCCTCGATGCAGTGGCTGATGGAACTGCCGTGGTGCACCCAGCGGCGCCGCCCGTCCGGCAGCGGTGCCAGCACGTCGCCGTCAGCGCGCAGTGCCACCAGTTCCGTTGGCGTCTGCTGTGGCAGCCACAACTCGACGCTCTTCATGCCGGCCGGCAGCCCGGCGAACCGTACGGTCCCTGGCTCGCCCGGGATGAGTCGCTGTACGGCCCCGGGGCCCGTCATCCGCAGCACGTTGCCCACCGGCGCCTGCTGACGCCCGGCCAAGGCGCCGTCCACCAGCAACTCCAGCATCCCGGTCGGGCGAGGGTGGGGGTCGCAGTCGAGCTGGCCGGTGGAGGTGAGTACCTCGAACTCCAGTGCGCGCGCATCGGTGCGGAACACCAGCCGCACCCCTGAAGGCATCACGGTCACCCCGTAGACCGACGGGTCCTGGTACTGCTCCTTGGTCCACGCGGGCAACCGGCGCGGCATCACCCCTGCCTGTGTGGTCTCCAGGTCCAGCGCACCCCGTAACTCCACCGGCCCGCCCACCAGTGGAACCGCCCGCATCGCCACCGTCACCGCTCCTGTCCCAGGTCAACGTGTTCCGGTGATGACATCAACCCGGTGCCTGCCGTGACTCATCGACGCCCGCCGAACTCCCAGTCGTGGACCTCGATGTCCGCGTACCGGTCCGCAGCCAGGACGGCTCGTGCCGTCTCCGGATCCGGGGCCTTGAGTAGCACCGCCGTACCCAGCCAGGTGTCGCCGTCGTCGGACAGCAGAGGCCCGTACGCGACCAGCTCGTCCCGGTCGAGCGGCAGGGCAAGGTCGGCGGCCGGGCCCTCGCCGAGACCGAGCACCAGGTACCGGTTGCCACCGGTCAGGCCACCGGGAAAATCCCACATGGTGCGCCCCAGCAAGTTGCGCCACCGGCGCAGCAGCACGTCCCGGTACGCGCCTGCCTGGTAGTTGGGTTCGTCGAAGGCGAACGCGCGGGCGGCGGCGGGATCGGGCAGATCGACGATGTGCACGCTGCCGGTGGGTGTTTCACCATCATCGGCGAAGGTCGGGCCGCGAGCGATCAGCTCCTTCGCGTACCGGTCCATGTAGGACCAGTGCTCCTCCAACAACTCTTCGCGTAACGCGAGGGAGCCGGGCCGATCACGGTGGTAGCAGAAGAACTCCATGACCACTGACCCTTCCCCAGCAAGGGCACAATCTCAACTGGCTTTTGGCGCCCATGACCCCGCACGCGATGAGCGGCGTGACGCATGGTGTGCGGGGCGGTGCACTGCCCGGCGATGGTGCGCACCATCGCCTTCTCCAGGTGCGCGCTACACGATGGTGAGGCGCACGGGGGGCATCGCCGGTGCTGGGTGCGCATCGAGGGCCTGGCCCACCAGCCGACGGCTTCCATGTGCCGGAGGATGTCGTCGATGTCTTCGTGGTCCTGGGTGAGGATCTCTTTGGTGAAGCGGATGACGGCCTGGGCGGTGCCCTTCGCTGTGTCCGGCCCGGCCTGTGCCCAGTTGTGGGTGGTCACGAAGACGCGTCCGACGGCCTGCAGGGCGAAGGAGCCGTCGCACGGCTCCGGATCGGTGCCGCACAGCGCGGTGACCGGGACGACGATCTGCTCGGCGACTTCCACGAGCAGCGCGGCATGGCCGGTTCGGCTGCGGCGAACTCGACGGCGGCCTCGGTGTCGCCGGCCTGGACCGTCCGGAGGTAGTCGAAGGCGCTGATCATCGCGTGCGGGGTCATCGGGGCGAGCTGTGCGGCGGGTTCTGTGATGGATGGCTTCTTCGTTCAGGACTACTGGCGGCGTTGGGCGCAAGATGACGACAAGGTCTGCGCGGGTGGCATGATGACCGGCGGGAAGTGGGGCTGGGAGGTGACCGACACCCAGGCGACCTTCGACTACTCCGGCGGTACGACG is from Streptomyces sp. NBC_01314 and encodes:
- a CDS encoding GDSL-type esterase/lipase family protein, whose translation is MRAVPLVGGPVELRGALDLETTQAGVMPRRLPAWTKEQYQDPSVYGVTVMPSGVRLVFRTDARALEFEVLTSTGQLDCDPHPRPTGMLELLVDGALAGRQQAPVGNVLRMTGPGAVQRLIPGEPGTVRFAGLPAGMKSVELWLPQQTPTELVALRADGDVLAPLPDGRRRWVHHGSSISHCIEADGPTGTWPVVAAALGGVEVINLSQAGNALLDPYVARTIRDTPADLISLKVGINIVSLSAFRLRTFGPAVHGFLDTIRDGHPDTPLLLISPVSCPALEEAPGPTATGPDGRLAALGDPADVAGGALSLAVVRAELARIAAARQASDPHLHYLDGRELLGPDEADDLADGLHPTAAAYRRMGKRFAAHAFATDGPFP
- a CDS encoding YciI family protein, whose translation is MEFFCYHRDRPGSLALREELLEEHWSYMDRYAKELIARGPTFADDGETPTGSVHIVDLPDPAAARAFAFDEPNYQAGAYRDVLLRRWRNLLGRTMWDFPGGLTGGNRYLVLGLGEGPAADLALPLDRDELVAYGPLLSDDGDTWLGTAVLLKAPDPETARAVLAADRYADIEVHDWEFGGRR